In Sphaeramia orbicularis chromosome 10, fSphaOr1.1, whole genome shotgun sequence, the following proteins share a genomic window:
- the ndufs8b gene encoding NADH:ubiquinone oxidoreductase core subunit S8b yields the protein MAAALSLRALTCYSKPGTFGHGFGPMRPFSLSVVREGYKYVNAKELPTDLASITDRAATTLLWTELFRGLAMTMSYLFREPATINYPFEKGPLSPRFRGEHALRRYPNGEERCIACKLCEAICPAQAITIEAETRADGSRRTTRYDIDMTKCIYCGFCQEACPVDAIVEGPNFEFSTETHEELLYNKEKLLNNGDQWEPEIAANIQADYLYR from the exons GCACATTTGGACATGGCTTTGGTCCCATGCGGCCTTTCAGTCTCAGTGTGGTGAGAGAGGGATATA AATATGTAAATGCTAAGGAACTTCCAACTGACCTGGCATCTATCACAGACCGGGCTGCCACAACTCTCCTTTGGACTGAACTCTTTAGAG GTTTGGCGATGACCATGAGTTACCTGTTTCGTGAACCTGCCACTATCAACTACCCTTTTGAAAAGGGCCCTCTATCACCCCGCTTCCGTGGAGAACATGCCCTCCGCCGCTACCCAAATGGAGAGGAACGCTGCATTGCCTGTAAACTGTGTGAGGCCATCTGTCCTGCACAA GCTATCACCATTGAAGCTGAGACTCGAGCTGATGGCAGTAGGAGAACTACACGTTATGACATCGATATGACCAAATGTATCTACTGTGGCTTCTGCCAGGAAGCCTGTCCTGTTGATGCTATTGTTGAG GGTCCAAACTTCGAGTTCTCCACAGAGACACATGAGGAATTACTCTACAACAAGGAGAAGCTGCTCAACAATGGAGACCAATGGGAACCTGAGATAGCAGCCAACATACAGGCAGACTACCTGTACAGATAG